In the Halobacteriovoraceae bacterium genome, TGAATTTCCCATTTGAACAACTTGTACCTTTTGGTCTTGAGCATAACCCACCATTCACCTCTGATCTATAACCACCTATAAAACACCACATACCGATGAGATCAGCATGAGCTTCAGGTGCAAGAGTATTCATTAGAAATTTAGGAAAATTAAACGACCCTTTGAAACTATTTTTTTTGTTGAAGAGATCTTGATTTCTTCTTTCATAACTCAAAAAGAAACGAGCGTACTGTTGATGCAATGATTTTAATTGCACATATGGCATTGTTGCGATTTGCTTTTGCGAATATATTGGCAAAAACTGGTTTTTCTTCTCACTTCCAAAAGCAATTGAGAGTGTTGCGCTCACAATTAAACCGCATAAAATAAAAAATCTGAAAAATTTCATAGTTCTCTCTCTTCATTAAATCCCGATAATTATTTCGGTTTTTGTGAGAGTTTCTAAAATAATTCAGAAATATAAATTATTACTTAGTCTAACTAGTCAAGTAATGAAGGAAAGCCCCACCCATTTTTACCAACTTGTACTTTTTCCAAAGTTAAATACTCAAATATAGTTGGAGCAATAGATCCGTTTACAGCACTTCGTAGTTGAGTCTTACGTACAATATTTTTTCCCCAAAAACCAACAAAAGCATCTTTTTCATGAAAATGTTCACCAGCATGTCTTCCTGGAACTAAGGTGTTATAGCCGATGCCAGATTTTGGAAAAAGATTAATCGTTCCAGGATTATCTAGGTCATAGAGATGAGAAATTTGAACCACAGAATCAGGTTTGGGAGTGTAGTAAGAGATTTCACGCCATTGCTCTTCAGTACACCATGTTTGATCATCTTCTTCATTTGCATTAGCAAGGCACTCTTTAATAAGTTCTCGCCAAATGAAAAGTTCATCTTCTGATGGTTTATCTTTATAAGGATTTAAGGTTTTTATTTGTAAAAGCTCAGGATCATTATCATTATTTACAGAATGATAAAAAATTTTGTTTCCATGTCGTTTGATGATCTCATCAATTCTTTTTCCATTGCGATGTGAAACAAGTCTAATCTCAGCTGACTCAAGTGAACTTTTACTTTCCCTAACTGCAAGGTACTCCAGAGTTGATTCAAGTTTTTTTGCAATATAAGAGACGATATTGATAGGATCTCCAGGCGAAATCGTCTTCCAATTTAAAAGCTCTCCATACAGAGGCTGTCTTGGCCATTCCTTTTCTTGCCCATTGAAAAGATCTATCATAAAGTTACCTCCGGCCGTTGAAGCTACGATAACATCTATTCCTTTATTGGTCGGAGGATCAAAATTGTTAGTTAATTTGGGGCCTTCGCCCTCATCAGATGAAATTTTTTTTATAATAACTTCACGACCTAATTCTTTTTGCAATTCTTCAAAAACAACTATTTCAGGATTTAGATAATAAAAAATCGAAGCTAATCCATGATCCCCGGCCATGGCAAATAAAGTGTTGTCAAATACTCCGGAGCGAATATAAACATTTGTAATTTCTTTAAGCCAATAATCTAATCGATTAAGCTCACCTGTTGGAGAGATAATTTCATCGGAAAATGGGCCTTTGAAATGGGCAAAATGATCGGGCCATGGAATATAAATTGATGTGTATTCTGGAAGTGCATTTTCTTCAAGTCTTATAATTTCATCAACCAGATTTTTATATCTTAATGAAAAGTATGGTTTGTTAATGAATTTCCTCACAGCTCCTTTCTTCTTATATAGAATGATATGATCTATAAGTTCTTTTCTTAAGGAACGAAGATTGATTTCATTTCTGGACCTTTCTTTTAGATTTTTCAAACACAGAAATTCTCCAAAGTCCCTCATTTTTTCTCCAACTCCCAAAGAAACAAAAGGATCATAGGAAAATTTTGAATCCCAATCATATTGAGCGCTACAGTTCAGGGTTTTAAAATACTTAAGCCGCTCAAACATAGTTTTGAGGTTATTTTCAGAGGTTAACTGATCTAACTGTAGAGCATCGTTTCCAAAAAAATAGTATGCCCTGTCTTTTTTGCGGTCAACAAAATGAAAGTTAGGAATTCCCGTAGACATTTCCCCTGCAACATTTGCTCCAGTTTTAACTATTGGTAAATTTCTTACTGATATTGTTGGCGTTGTCGAAATACCTTGTCTTGCAATGTTCTTTTCGTGAACTCGAAATAGATATTTAAAAAAAGGAAGGTAGTATTCATCACTTTTAAAAATCGGATTGTCGATGTAGTAGTCTAAAAAGTCCATTTGAAATTCAAAGTCAGATATTTTGGCATTGGAGTTTGAGGGGGCAAACATTTCTTTATTTTTATGGTTAAATTGTACTTGTTTTTTAAATGTATTTTCATTCCCATTACTGAGAGATCTTAAAAGACTCCCCTGTAGACCATCAACAGTTATATGGACTGCGTATCTTCTTTGCGATAAAGCTTTTAAAACATTTAGGACAGGGCCATCATTTTCTGATTGAATTTCTTGATCAATATTATGTCTTAAAAATGTTCGAAGTGCCTTTTCTCGCGAATCCTTATAGGCAAACATCCTGTAATTTTTAAGTAGATTCATTTTTATAAAGTCAATTAAGGTTATCGTTGCAGCGATGGCCTTATTGTTTTTTATTTTGAAAGGGTCTTGGGCAGTACCATCTTCAATTATATGTCCAAGCATATCTTTTATATCGCCCTCATCTAAAATTGATTCAATTTTTTGCAAGAATTTAATAACAAAGGGGAGCGTTCTCTTCACTACTTCAAGATCATCTTTATTCTCTGGGGAAAGAGGAGTATATTTTTCAGGTATAAATTTTTCATCCAAAGCTGTTTTGGATTTTACAAATAATGTATGAAAAAGTTCAACCCCTATAGCGATTGTTTCATTATCAAATTTGAAAGTATTTGATTTTGAATTATTATCATTTTCCCAATCAAAAAGAGAATGTTTAAGTCCTGGTATTTGATCTTCAGTAAATTTATTCTTGATGTAGTCATTGAAATAAGTCACATCTTCAGAGCTAAGATCATACTGCTCCTTCATAAAACTAATAAAATAGTAAAGTTTTAATTCATATTCTGGATCTTTAATTTTTTCTAGAACTTCTTCTTTTACTTTTTCAGAAACAGGTAGATCTCTTATGTAATTGTCTAGAGCAATATTTCCCGCAAACCTAAGTCCAAATACTTTTACTCTCTCTAATGAATCTGTTGCCTTAGAATAAAGTCTCTTGAAGAATTCACCAGTTGTTCCCACGATAGGATCATATATGGGGATGTCGTTTGAGTGAATTGAAAAAGAGATGAGATATAATAAAATAAAAGACTTCATATGGACCTCTTGCTAGCAAACACCTATTTTGAAAATAGATTTAAGTCAAGAGAAGATATTTAGAATTCGTTAATTATTCAAGATAATTTGATCTAGTAGTAAGATTTTGTCATTTTATAAGTGACACACTACTATGTGTTGCTTAAAAGAAGTTGGATGTATTTCAATGTAATCTTCTGATTATATTTGAGTAGGAGATAATAAATGTTTTTAAAAGTGTTAATATTATTTGGTTTATTGTCAATGAGCATTTTTTCTTCAGAAATTCCAAAGGAATGGGAGACTCTAAATTTAAAGAATAAATTTACTGAAATTATTCAAAAGAGAAATATTGATAGAGATAAAAAAATAAGTTCTCCTCGAGAATTTGAAGGCCTAGATGAAAATGGAAAATCAGATGAATTTATGTCGCAAATATTAGATGGGAAATTAAAAAGGGATAAGGAATTTATTGAATTTTCTCAATCAGTAGCTTCTAAAATTAAGATTGTATTAGAAAAAGAAGAGAAGAAAACATGTAAAGAACACGCCTTGAATGGGCTGGATTTCGTTGATAAACTAAGTCTATCTAAGGGACTAATTATCTTAGATTTTGAAAAAAGACAAAAAAATAAAAACCTCTCCTTAGAGACACTTCTTCGTTTAAATAAAATACAAAATTTATATTATAAATGTAACTCAGAGTTTATTTCAACAATTGGTTATTTTAGCATTTCAAACGAGTTAAAAAAATATCTTGAGAAATACAATTTAATGAATTCTGAAAAATTCCAGTTTCATAGTACTGCTAATTTGAAGAATGGTTTAAAAAAAATATTAATCTATGATTTCTATGAAAAAATAGATCGTATTAATATGTTCAATAACACTTTTTCTCAAAAGTTGACTGGTATTATCAAAGTGCCTGAAAATATCGTTAAAATTTTAGAGAAAGTTGAAAAAAATAATATAAAAAAATTTTTTGATTATAATGAAACTGTACATTGGGTGATTGAGAAAACTAAAGCATTGATATATTTTCTTGAAGGCAAAAATAAACGTAGTTGTTTAGACACAGTCAATGATAAATTATTTTCATTTCCCAAAAAAACAGATCAAGATCAAATTAAAAAAGAGATTTACTCAATCGTAACTTATCTTGAAAACAATGACAGGGAAAATCTAATGGATCTTTTAGAGAAAAATCCAAATCTATTTGGACAACAAATATTTTCGATGACAAGTAGTTTAAAAGTTTATTGCTTACATTTAGGCAATATTAAAAAACTTTTGAGTACTTATTAGATTAATTAAACCGAAAAACTAAGGTATTTTAAGATACTTCACTCTAAGAAATCTTAAGATTAAAACTTGATTCAGGATGTTGCGTCAGGAATATCCCGTATTTGCAGGAATTCAAATCTAAAGTTAAAATAAATATATTTTTAGGAAAACACCTAATTTAAATCATAAATTTCTCACAATTTTGGTTTACAATTGGTTGTTATCTCAATTCAACATTAAGGATTCAAAAATGAAGACACAAGAGACACTTGAAAGTGTAGTCATCAGATTCTGCGGCGACTCTGGTGATGGCATGCAGCTCACTGGTACACAATTTTCTAATACTTCAGCAATAATGGGAAACGATATTTCTACATTCCCCGATTTCCCATCTGAAATAAGGGCCCCACAAGGAACTATTGCTGGTGTCTCAGGATTTCAAGTCCATATAGGTTCTAGTGACACTAATACTCCAGGAGACGAGTCGGACATGCTTGTGGCAATGAATCCTGCTGCATTGAAATCAAACCTAAATTCCTTGAAATTGGGAGGAGCTATCATTTTAAATTCCGATGAATTTAATGAAGCTAATCTTGCTAAGGCCGGTTACACTGTAGATCCTCTTAAAGACCATACCTTAGATAGTTACAAAGTTATAAAGGCCCCAATTGGAACACTTACTCTTAGTGCCTTAGAAGAAGTAGATTTATCTAAAAAAGAAAAAGAACGTTGTAAAAATTTCTATACACTTGGTATGACTTATTATTACTACAATAGAAAAACTGATCAAACACTCAAGTGGATTGAAGATAAATTTGGTAAGAAACCTGAAATTATGAAGGCCAACCAACTTGCTCTTAAGGCCGGATATAATTATGCTGAAACAACTGAGGAAATTGTAATTAGTTACTCTGTTCCCTCTGCCAAAATTGAACCAGGTACTTACAGACAAATGAGTGGAAACGTATCCACTGCTTGGGGACTTATGCAGGCAGCTGAATCAGCAAACCTTCCACTATTTCTTGGAAGTTATCCCATAACACCGGCCACAGATATACTTCATGAGCTCTCTAAGTTTAAGCACATGAATGTCACTACGTTTCAGGCCGAAGATGAGATTGCTGGAATTTGTTCTGCGATCGGGGCCTCAATTGCTGGAAGCTTGGCCGTTACAACATCATCTGGCCCTGGGATTGCTCTAAAAACAGAGGCCATAGGTCTGGCCATAATGTATGAAACTCCCCTTATTATCATCAATGTTCAAAGAGGAGGGCCCTCAACTGGTCTACCTACAAAAACAGAACAATCCGATCTTAACCAGGCCTTAATTGGAAGAAATGGAGAAGCTCCGTTGATCGTTTTAGCAGCATCTCGCCCGAATGATTGTTACGAAATGGCCTACGAAGCTGCTAGATTAACTCTTGAACATATGACTCCAGTCATGCTCCTAACTGATGGATATATTGCAAATGGTTCTGAACCTTGGAAAATACCAAAGTCTACAGATTTTGAAAAAATTAACCATAGAAAGCCTTCTGAATCAGATTTGAAAACAGATATAACTTTTATGACCAGAAATGAACACTCTCTGGCCAGAACTTGGATTACTCCTGGAATGGATGGAAAAGTTCACAGAATGGGTGGACTTGAAAAAGATTTTGTAACCGGAAATATTTCAGCTGAACCAATTAATCACCAAAAAATGTGTGAGCTAAGGGCCCAAAAGGTTCAAAAAGTTGCCGACAATATACCTTTACAAGTCGTAGAAGGGGAAGCAACGGGGGATCTTCTTGTTGTATCTTGGGGAGGAACTTACGGAGCTACCAGAATGGCCGTAAGACAATTGCAAAAAGATGGGCGGAGTGTTTCTTTAATGCATTTGAAATATTTAAACCCAATGCCAAAAAATGTTTCAGATATTCTGGCCGGATTTAAAAAGATAATTGTTCCAGAGTTGAACCTTGGACAACTGGCCCCAATCCTTAGAAGTCGTTATGGAGTGAAGACCATACAATATAATAAGGTTCAAGGGCAACCGTTCAAAATAGAAGAACTCGTAAACAGATTTAAAGAAGAACTATAGGAAGTGTAAAATGACAACGATGTATAAAAAGAAAGATTTCGTTAGTGATCAAGAAGTAAGATGGTGTCCAGGCTGTGGAGACTATGCGATTTTGTCTTGCATGCAAAATGCTCTCACTAAAACAGGCACGAAAAAAGAAGATATAGTATGTGTGTCTGGGATTGGATGTTCTTCAAGGTTTCCGTACTATTTGGACACCTATGGATACCATACTATTCATGGCCGTGCGCCAGCAGTTGCAACTGGTATAAAGCTGGCCAATCCAAACTTAGATGTTTGGGTCATAACAGGAGATGGAGATGGTCTCTCAATTGGTGGAAACCACACTCTACATGCAATGAGAAGAAATGTTGATTTGAATATTATTCTCTTTAATAATGAAATTTATGGACTCACAAAGGGGCAGTTTTCTCCTACTTCAGACAAGGGTGTTAAAACAAAAACTTCTCCATTTGGTTCAATTGACAATCCTCTTATCCCGGCCCAATTTGCTCTTGGTAGCGCGTGTACCTTTATTGCTCGAACCGTCGATAAAGATCCAAAGTCGATTACAGATCTTATGCTTCTATCTCATGCTCACAAAGGGACATCTTTTTTAGAAGTCCTACAAAATTGTGTTATTTTCAACGATAAGACTCACGATGAATTCACTTTGAGACAAAACCGAGCGGCCAGGACGGTGACAGTAGAAGATGGCAAACCACTCATTTTTGGAGCAGAAAATGAGAAAGGGATTGTTCTTGATAGACTTGATTTAAAGGTAGTTACTCTTGGACAGGGATTTGAAGAAAAGGATTTACTTGTTTATGATACGAGTTCAAAAGTTCTAGCAAATATGTTGATTGAGGCCCACAAGAAAGATGAGGAGAATTTTCCATTGGCCCTGGGAGTTCTTTATCAAGACAAAGAATCAATTCCTTACAATGAACTCATGAAAGGACAAGCTGAACAAGTAAAAAAACGCTTACCTGAAGCAAATATGGATAAGTTGCTTCAAAGTGGAGACACTTGGGAAATTAAATAAACGTCAAGGCCCTTTTAGAAGGGCCTTTTTATGCTTTATACTTTTTTATTTTAATTACGAAAGATGTGTTTTCACATTCACTGTCATAAAAAAGGGTTCCACCTTGCGACTCTAGAATTTTTTTAGAAAGGCTAAGTCCAAGTCCAGTTCCTACACCTTTTTTCTTAGTTGTAAAAAAAGGTGTAAGGATACTTTTTTGGAGTTCTTTTGAAATACCCTGGCCACAATCAGTGACTCTGAGACAGACAAAGTCATTTTCTTCAAAAAGACTAATTTTCACCCATGGATCAGCTTCAGCATAGATGGCCTCAATTGAATTTTTAATTAAATTGATTACTACTTGAGATAATTGAACAGGCCTGCCAAGTACGTTGAAATCATTTTGTTCGAAATTTTCTGGAAAAATGATTTTAACAGGACTTCCTTCTGCAATACTCTGAATAAAAAACTCAGAATCACTCAAAATTTCCCCAATTGGAACTATTTCAAGGGGAAGCTCACTTTCATCCCGGGATAAAGATTTTAGACCTTTAACGATATCTCCAACTCTTTGTGCAGCTCTATTTATCTTGGTATTCAATTCTTGAATTTTTTCAAAGTCTTTTTCACTTATGACTTTATTCATGATTTGATTTATACCAAGAATAATTGTTACAGGGTTATTGATTTCGTGAGCAATTCCAGATGTGACCTGGCCAATGTTGACAAAATGTTCTGTTTGACGGATTTGGTTTTGAGCTCTGTTTTTTTCAATGGCCAAAGATAGTTTTTCAAAAATTTGATTAAGTGTTTTTAAAAATAAAATATCAAATTCATTATTGTTAACTGTTTTTAAAACGATAAGACCTACTTGATACATGTGAAAGATGTGAAATTGTGAGTGTCCTTGTTGATAGCTTTTTGGAAATTCATGAATCAGACTTTCAAACAATGTTTTTGGAAAGCCTAATTCTAAAAAGAAATTATCCTTCAAAAATTGATCCATTTCTTTATCTATTTTAGGAAGAGATGAAATCAACTCAAATTGATATTTTTCATTTGCATCTATAAAAAAATAAATTCTAGCACTACTACAATTAAGTATTCGTAGCAAAGTTTTTAGTGTTTTTTTATAGTCTATTTCTTCAACACCAATATTAATAAGTGACAAAGAAAGTTCTAAAAGGATGGCCAGTTTATTTGTTGCTAACATCTTTTAACCTGCAAACAACTATCGTTTTATTAAAAATATCTAAGTATTCTTTTCCTTGATTAGCAATTTCTCCTAATACTAAAGCACCAACTGGTGTCGTTTGCTGATTGTTTATTTGCTCTAATTCTTTTAAATAGTCGTCTTCTAAAAATAATGTCCTTGAAATACAATCCATAACGATGACATGGTTATTATTTGAATCTTTGTTTAAAGTTTCATGATTTGCTTGAGATGCTGAGCGAATTAATGTATCTTTTGTTCCAGACATAATATAGATAAAAGAGTTTTCATAAACATTTGCAACACAAATAATATCATTTCCGTCAACTTGAATAGGATCTCTTATAATGACTTCCTGCCCGAGTTTTGGGATTCCAAAAGGGTAGGATTTTGCAATGTCAAAAAAATTATCTTTCGAAATTGGAGTTGGCGAGTGCTTATCTATAAATTCTTTATAAACTTCAAAAGCTGGTCTGAAGTCAATTTCTTTAACAATTTTACCATCTGATTTAGTTACTCTAAAAGGTCCTTCAAATATCTGCCAACCGTGTTTTACACCAATATTACATTCAATTGATGAACTGGCCATGATGGCACAATCTTCTAGCAATTCTCCTTTATGGAACATACATGGACGTTTTTGAAAATCAAGATCTCCACAACCTCCAGCAATATAATTAAATTCAAGACCGTAATTTTCATAAAGTCCCATTATAAGTTCTTCTTTTCCTTCACTGAGAGCATCAATGAGAATCATAACAGTGTTTGTCTTATTAATGTCTAGTTCTAATGATTCAATTTCTTTTTCTAGACTTTCATTTTTTTGTGAAAGTCTTTCAATTTTATCTATTTTAAACTCACTCTCAAAACCAATACACAGAGTTGAATTCTTAGAAACTTCGATTCCAGAGAAAATCATGGGAAAAAAACCTCCCCAAATTTCTTTTTTATAATTGGCCAGATGATATAAAACAAAA is a window encoding:
- a CDS encoding 2-oxoacid:ferredoxin oxidoreductase subunit beta, whose translation is MTTMYKKKDFVSDQEVRWCPGCGDYAILSCMQNALTKTGTKKEDIVCVSGIGCSSRFPYYLDTYGYHTIHGRAPAVATGIKLANPNLDVWVITGDGDGLSIGGNHTLHAMRRNVDLNIILFNNEIYGLTKGQFSPTSDKGVKTKTSPFGSIDNPLIPAQFALGSACTFIARTVDKDPKSITDLMLLSHAHKGTSFLEVLQNCVIFNDKTHDEFTLRQNRAARTVTVEDGKPLIFGAENEKGIVLDRLDLKVVTLGQGFEEKDLLVYDTSSKVLANMLIEAHKKDEENFPLALGVLYQDKESIPYNELMKGQAEQVKKRLPEANMDKLLQSGDTWEIK
- a CDS encoding 2-oxoacid:acceptor oxidoreductase subunit alpha, producing MKTQETLESVVIRFCGDSGDGMQLTGTQFSNTSAIMGNDISTFPDFPSEIRAPQGTIAGVSGFQVHIGSSDTNTPGDESDMLVAMNPAALKSNLNSLKLGGAIILNSDEFNEANLAKAGYTVDPLKDHTLDSYKVIKAPIGTLTLSALEEVDLSKKEKERCKNFYTLGMTYYYYNRKTDQTLKWIEDKFGKKPEIMKANQLALKAGYNYAETTEEIVISYSVPSAKIEPGTYRQMSGNVSTAWGLMQAAESANLPLFLGSYPITPATDILHELSKFKHMNVTTFQAEDEIAGICSAIGASIAGSLAVTTSSGPGIALKTEAIGLAIMYETPLIIINVQRGGPSTGLPTKTEQSDLNQALIGRNGEAPLIVLAASRPNDCYEMAYEAARLTLEHMTPVMLLTDGYIANGSEPWKIPKSTDFEKINHRKPSESDLKTDITFMTRNEHSLARTWITPGMDGKVHRMGGLEKDFVTGNISAEPINHQKMCELRAQKVQKVADNIPLQVVEGEATGDLLVVSWGGTYGATRMAVRQLQKDGRSVSLMHLKYLNPMPKNVSDILAGFKKIIVPELNLGQLAPILRSRYGVKTIQYNKVQGQPFKIEELVNRFKEEL
- a CDS encoding HAMP domain-containing histidine kinase → MLATNKLAILLELSLSLINIGVEEIDYKKTLKTLLRILNCSSARIYFFIDANEKYQFELISSLPKIDKEMDQFLKDNFFLELGFPKTLFESLIHEFPKSYQQGHSQFHIFHMYQVGLIVLKTVNNNEFDILFLKTLNQIFEKLSLAIEKNRAQNQIRQTEHFVNIGQVTSGIAHEINNPVTIILGINQIMNKVISEKDFEKIQELNTKINRAAQRVGDIVKGLKSLSRDESELPLEIVPIGEILSDSEFFIQSIAEGSPVKIIFPENFEQNDFNVLGRPVQLSQVVINLIKNSIEAIYAEADPWVKISLFEENDFVCLRVTDCGQGISKELQKSILTPFFTTKKKGVGTGLGLSLSKKILESQGGTLFYDSECENTSFVIKIKKYKA
- a CDS encoding alkaline phosphatase family protein, with the protein product MKSFILLYLISFSIHSNDIPIYDPIVGTTGEFFKRLYSKATDSLERVKVFGLRFAGNIALDNYIRDLPVSEKVKEEVLEKIKDPEYELKLYYFISFMKEQYDLSSEDVTYFNDYIKNKFTEDQIPGLKHSLFDWENDNNSKSNTFKFDNETIAIGVELFHTLFVKSKTALDEKFIPEKYTPLSPENKDDLEVVKRTLPFVIKFLQKIESILDEGDIKDMLGHIIEDGTAQDPFKIKNNKAIAATITLIDFIKMNLLKNYRMFAYKDSREKALRTFLRHNIDQEIQSENDGPVLNVLKALSQRRYAVHITVDGLQGSLLRSLSNGNENTFKKQVQFNHKNKEMFAPSNSNAKISDFEFQMDFLDYYIDNPIFKSDEYYLPFFKYLFRVHEKNIARQGISTTPTISVRNLPIVKTGANVAGEMSTGIPNFHFVDRKKDRAYYFFGNDALQLDQLTSENNLKTMFERLKYFKTLNCSAQYDWDSKFSYDPFVSLGVGEKMRDFGEFLCLKNLKERSRNEINLRSLRKELIDHIILYKKKGAVRKFINKPYFSLRYKNLVDEIIRLEENALPEYTSIYIPWPDHFAHFKGPFSDEIISPTGELNRLDYWLKEITNVYIRSGVFDNTLFAMAGDHGLASIFYYLNPEIVVFEELQKELGREVIIKKISSDEGEGPKLTNNFDPPTNKGIDVIVASTAGGNFMIDLFNGQEKEWPRQPLYGELLNWKTISPGDPINIVSYIAKKLESTLEYLAVRESKSSLESAEIRLVSHRNGKRIDEIIKRHGNKIFYHSVNNDNDPELLQIKTLNPYKDKPSEDELFIWRELIKECLANANEEDDQTWCTEEQWREISYYTPKPDSVVQISHLYDLDNPGTINLFPKSGIGYNTLVPGRHAGEHFHEKDAFVGFWGKNIVRKTQLRSAVNGSIAPTIFEYLTLEKVQVGKNGWGFPSLLD
- a CDS encoding FIST C-terminal domain-containing protein, which encodes MITKKSDRKEDLQEILHEWEQDKRIQSVLILSTFQSDFYNDFVLYHLANYKKEIWGGFFPMIFSGIEVSKNSTLCIGFESEFKIDKIERLSQKNESLEKEIESLELDINKTNTVMILIDALSEGKEELIMGLYENYGLEFNYIAGGCGDLDFQKRPCMFHKGELLEDCAIMASSSIECNIGVKHGWQIFEGPFRVTKSDGKIVKEIDFRPAFEVYKEFIDKHSPTPISKDNFFDIAKSYPFGIPKLGQEVIIRDPIQVDGNDIICVANVYENSFIYIMSGTKDTLIRSASQANHETLNKDSNNNHVIVMDCISRTLFLEDDYLKELEQINNQQTTPVGALVLGEIANQGKEYLDIFNKTIVVCRLKDVSNK